ACAAGGAAACCGCCCGTGGCGGTTTGGCGGTCAACATTATCGAGTGCTGACGCCTAACCGCGCGCCAGCACGTTTTTCAGGAGCTGAACATGTCCACCGAAACCCTGTTGAAAACTCCATTGCACGCCTTGCACCTCGAACTGGGCGCGCGCATGGTGCCCTTCGCCGGCTACGACATGCCGGTGCAATACCCGCTGGGCGTGATGAAAGAACACCTGCACACCCGTGAACAGGCCGGGTTGTTCGATGTGTCGCACATGGGCCAGATCCGCCTGACCGGCGCCAATGCCGCCAAGGCCCTGGAAACCCTGGTACCGGTCGACATCATTGACCTGCCGGTGGGCATGCAGCGCTACGCGATGTTCACCAATGACCAGGGCGGCATTCTCGACGACCTGATGGTGGCCAACCTGGGCAATGACGAACTGTTTCTGGTGGTCAATGCCGCCTGCAAGGACCAGGACCTGGCCCATCTGCGCGCGCACATTGGCGAGCAGTGCAGCATCGAGCCGCTGTTCGAAGAACGCGCGCTGCTGGCCCTGCAAGGCCCGGCGGCGGTGAAGGTGTTGGCGCGCCTGGCACCCGAAGTCACCAAAATGACCTTCATGCAGTTTGCCTCCCTGCGCCTGCTGGGTGTGGACTGCTACGTCAGCCGCTCCGGCTACACCGGTGAAGACGGTTTCGAAATCTCCGTACCGGCTGAGAATGCCGAAAGCCTGGCCCGCAGCCTGCTGGCCGAGACCGAAGTGCAGGCGATCGGCCTGGGCGCGCGCGACTCCCTGCGCCTGGAAGCCGGTCTGTGCCTGTACGGCCATGACATGAACACCGACACCACGCCGATTGAGGCCAGCCTGTTGTGGGCGATCTCCAAGGCCCGCCGTGCCGATGGCGCGCGAGCCGGCGGCTTCCCGGGCGCCGACCGGATCTTCACCCAGCAGCAAGCCGGTGTGAGCCGCAAGCGCGTTGGCCTGCTGCCGCAGGAACGCACCCCGGTGCGCGAAGGCGCGGAAATTGTCGATGAACACGGTACGGTCATCGGCAGCGTGTGCAGCGGAGGCTTTGGCCCAACCCTGGGCGGCCCGCTGGCGATGGGTTATCTGGACAGCGCGTTTGTCGCACTGGATACCGAGGTTTCAGCGTTGGTGCGTGGGAGAAAGGTGCCATTACGTGTAAGTAAAATGCCATTCGTGCCGCAACGTTACTTCCGCGGTTGATTGGCTGTTTCTATAAGCAACGAGGTTGCGTTACGTGCACTAAACTGTAACGCAACCGCCATATAACAGTGCACGATTGATAGTCATTGTTATAGAGAATCCCCTATAACAAGTGACCGAGACTATCGAATAAGACAGCTCGACTTTATTCAACAAAGTGTCATCAAACCAAGCAAAATCGGTCTTTTTTGCAGGGCTTGTTTTTTTCATATTAGTTGGCGTAGAGTTTGCCCACTGTGTTTGCATGGGTCGCTTGGAACCTGGACCTGGGCAGTAGCTGAAGTAGTTACGCTACAACCCGTTCGACGTCTCTTACTTTCCTGCAACCCAGCCCAGTACTCTTTCATGTGAAAGGGGCTGTCATCAATTTTTAGCGTCAAAGGAAAGAAGAAAATGGCTGATCGTCAGAGCGGTACCGTCAAGTGGTTCAACGACGAGAAAGGGTTTGGTTTTATCACGCCAGAAAGCGGCCCGGATCTGTTCGTGCATTTCCGCGCTATTCAGGGCAACGGCTTCAAGAGCCTCAAAGAAGGCCAGAAAGTGACCTTCGTTGCTGTGCAGGGCCAGAAAGGCATGCAGGCTGACGAAGTACACGCAGAAGGCTGACCCTTACTGCGACAAAAAGCCCCTGATATGACATCAGGGGCTTTTTTATGCCCGCGATTCCGTAAACTGCACTCTTTGTCCAGAGAGCCCTGCCATGCCCAAACCCCTGCTGAGCCCTCAAGGCGAATTTCCTGCCGTTGGCCTGGGTCGTCGCCTGGCAGCGATGTTCTATGACTTCCTCTTATGCACCGCGCTGCTGATCGTCACCGCGTTTATCTACAAGCTGGTCTGGATTGCCTTCGTCGGCGAAGCGAAGATGCGCACGCTCACCGAATCCGGCGCACTGGACGGTGACCCACTGCTGTCGACCCTCCTGGTGTTCGTGCTGTTCGGCTTCTTCGCCAAATTCTGGACCCATTCCGGGCAGACCCTGGGCATGCAGGTGTGGGGCGTACGCGTGCAGAACGCCGATGGCTCGCGTATCAGCCTGTGGCAGGCGCTGTTGCGCTTTGTGGTGTCGATCGCGTCGTGGCTATGCATGGGGCTGGGGTTTGTCTGGTCGCTGTTCGATAAGCAGAAGCGCAGCTGGCATGACATTTATTCAGACACGCAGTTGGTGCGGATCCCCAAGCAAAAGAAGTAACCATCTGCCAAGTGAAGATCAAAATGTGGGAGGGGGCTTGCCCCCGATGGCGGTGTGACAGTCACCCGATATCTTGACTGATCCACCGC
Above is a genomic segment from Pseudomonas sp. R5-89-07 containing:
- the gcvT gene encoding glycine cleavage system aminomethyltransferase GcvT, coding for MSTETLLKTPLHALHLELGARMVPFAGYDMPVQYPLGVMKEHLHTREQAGLFDVSHMGQIRLTGANAAKALETLVPVDIIDLPVGMQRYAMFTNDQGGILDDLMVANLGNDELFLVVNAACKDQDLAHLRAHIGEQCSIEPLFEERALLALQGPAAVKVLARLAPEVTKMTFMQFASLRLLGVDCYVSRSGYTGEDGFEISVPAENAESLARSLLAETEVQAIGLGARDSLRLEAGLCLYGHDMNTDTTPIEASLLWAISKARRADGARAGGFPGADRIFTQQQAGVSRKRVGLLPQERTPVREGAEIVDEHGTVIGSVCSGGFGPTLGGPLAMGYLDSAFVALDTEVSALVRGRKVPLRVSKMPFVPQRYFRG
- a CDS encoding cold-shock protein, encoding MADRQSGTVKWFNDEKGFGFITPESGPDLFVHFRAIQGNGFKSLKEGQKVTFVAVQGQKGMQADEVHAEG
- a CDS encoding RDD family protein codes for the protein MPKPLLSPQGEFPAVGLGRRLAAMFYDFLLCTALLIVTAFIYKLVWIAFVGEAKMRTLTESGALDGDPLLSTLLVFVLFGFFAKFWTHSGQTLGMQVWGVRVQNADGSRISLWQALLRFVVSIASWLCMGLGFVWSLFDKQKRSWHDIYSDTQLVRIPKQKK